The following DNA comes from Pomacea canaliculata isolate SZHN2017 linkage group LG10, ASM307304v1, whole genome shotgun sequence.
CTgttttcagataattttttttaaatattctattTCATGGAATCTGCTTAAAGAGATTAGGCTTCAAAGTAAGtacttaaaatatatatcaatgtACATGAAAGTGGTACCAAGCTTTCACAAGTATTCATATATCTTATGACATTTCATCGAGATTCTGTtaacagggttttttttttttttttctacgactgtttttgagaccagcatccatcattattatgtttgtgtgtttttctttttcgttaaGAGCTTTGAACCCAATTTGGGAagaagcgctatacaaatcaacatttataatttatgtggAAGCTCAATTCACCATTTATATAACTGGGTTTAATAAGGATGTGTAATATATTTAGAAGCCCTCAAACATCACTTTTCCTGATGCTGCCTGTGAGAAAGAGCATGCATTGAATATTCACACGTTTTAAAAGTGCATACAATGCTTGAGTGGCATGTCGTCACTGGCAGTGCCAGCCAGAAAATATACAGCGTAATATGATTGGTGGAATGTACACTGGAGAGACAGTTTTGTGGCTATGTGTATGAGGAACACATTTGTTTGAATAAGTTGCATCATACTTCAGATTGTTCAACTGTAACTTTTCCCACCTTCAAGTTCCTTTGAATTCTTTTAGATTTTATATTCAGAGTATttttgtgcacacatacacaagtgtTAGATGCAAATATAAGAGAAGATAAGGGGGACAAAGCTACCTAGGGTCaaagataatgaaaacatttaataccttctgtacatttaaaatgttaagctTCTCAATTTTCAGGCGTTGCATTCTTATCCCTGCATTGGCATCTACATCAATGCTTCTTAAACACTGCTGctttttcatctgtttctcaGGATTAAGTGGCAGAGTATAGGAGAGTATTGTTTATGCTGCTTTGTTTTTCAGTACACATTGAGCTCACTGCCAGCCAGGGAAAGGTGCTATAAAAgtgcttttaattttcttaatagCGTATAATTTTATTAGTGCTGTAATTATATTTACCTATCTTCTAAACATCACCAGCATATGAGTATATTCTGGGTGAGAGCAACAGATGAGAGTGATGAATGTGAATGATCTAGattcagaaaatttatttttaaaagttgatgaaatatgtttttaagtatttattcaaaaattgcacaaatgtgttaaaaatataaacaactttttttaaaaactgatgtgTCATCACACTTACAGAGCagattaattttctttcatttgaaagGTTGTATTGTTGAAAAAAGATCATTTTTCcatgaaatgtttatgttttaacaTTCTTGTTAATTGATAATGGAGAAAATGATTGGCTCATGTGATACCATTCATtctggataaaaataaaattaaaaaaaagtatagtcTTGATTTTGAGGGAGTAGTATTAAATGTGTTTCTGTGAACAAAATTGCCTGCATAAGTATTGATGAATTGTGGCTGGTGGCTCCTGAAAGAAAATACTGTACGAAGTAATTGCTGTTGAATGCGGCTACACATAGCAGTTCACGTATATAAAATCACGTCTGTGCATAAAATTGTACAGTACAGTAGATAGTAATAAATACACCCAGTGACGAGACCCAAAGACCTTGCGAAAATCAATGATAGACCATAAGGAGACGTTAGTTCAAGCTCAGACCACGAactaaatacacgtccatgctcaGACCTCGAAGAGTCGTCGATTCTCGCTAGGTCGTTGGATCTCGTTACAACACTATAAAAAtccatggttttttttatgGTCGACGGCTCCCAGcagaatttctctctctctctctgttgtggACAGGAGACGATAAAGACGTATTTTATTGTGTACGCACGCacgttaaaaaaattaaaaaatggaaaagtctAAATGAAAGACATGCAAACCACAATGCACGGAGTTAAGAGCGTGAGCGATACGAACTAATATCTTATGTGCTCTCAAGATGAGAAGTATTTTGAGGGGAAACTACTCCAGTTGTGTGACACAGTAAACATGGCGTCCGCGGTGACGTTAACACGCCAGCAACAGTTGTCCTCAAAGATAAAGAAGTGCAAGCAACAGGAAAGTACTGGACAAAGTATGAAAAAGACTTACAGTTCTCGGTTGAAAGGCTGTCTGTTTGTACAGAAACTAAGATTTCTTTCACGCATTCAATGAACcatacaaaatactttttttttcttaccggTTTTAATAAAAAGTGCAAAGATTGTTACCAAGATTCTCCGACCGAGCTAATTTAGCACAAATGTTCCCGAAGATTACGTGGAATTACCTTTAGGGGACTGTAGGTTGAGAAGACGAAAATAAAGGTATAGCAAAGCACTCACAAGCAAATCCGATACTACACAAACCAGTGATCGTCAGTTAGATTAGATTCATAAAGCGATGCAAATGTGTTTAGCAGAAAACATGATAACATGACGACAGTTTCTGTGAAGCCACTGCCTTTGATACAGTTTtagaagatattttatttttaaaaatgagaaaatgtaatgaaattatttacataacCTCCAACGATAGCAGTGGTGTACAACGCCCTTATGTAATATTTCCCACCCATTGCATACATTAAAACAACCAAAGATCTTCCAAAAAGATGCATCCTCGTAAATTTTGTGCCCAcgtttttttccaaatgtaacAGAGACGTAAATATAGcatgtcagtttatttttgaaagatcaTTTACATATCCTTTAGAGTGAGGGTTTGGAACCTTTTTTGTGCTAAGGGTCATTTGAGAATCATTTGGAGGCCAtataacttaaaaattagcctaCAAGAAATCTGTAGTTTTGCCATAGTGGATTAACACTTTTACAACATGTACTTTTCTGCATGTCTGGCACTGACTACACTCTGAGGGTGATTCAGGCAGACTCAATCAAGCAGTTGATCAGAAGCATACATGTCTGAGAATAGTGGATTGTTTGGTTTGACTTGACAGCCGTGAAATCTTATTTTCAGGTCTGAAAAAAACCAATGGGCTTTTGGTTTGTTCTGTGGCACAGCCATGTTGTATGCATCCAGAACAATTATGCCAATGTGTGTGGTGACGGTCTCTAAGGAGATGGACTGGGACAAGACAGAATCAGTATGTTATAGTTTTCAACATCTGTATAAAAATAGCCTTGATTTTATAGACATTAAGTTTGCTTCCTTCACCTGGTTATGACTATTCTCAAGTCCCTCTTAAGAAAATAGATCATTGTAAGACTTTATTTAGGTAGAAACattattaaacattattaaagtAAATCATTAATTCGTTTATCATTCGTCtttgaattaattttataataaattttgtgtCAATGCATTTTTTAGCCACTAATAGATTGCCAAGACTGCCATTCAAAAATTATATTGCTAAGGTACTAAAATCAGAAGTTCAATCCTGGAACAGGAGATTGCAGGTTTAAGGCACATTTGTGGACTACAGTAGTACCTCTACATATGAGTTTAATCCATTCCACAACCAAGCTTGCATGCTAAAAAGTAGGAAAAAGGATTAATGCTTTCCATCCGTCCCACAACAACACTATATGTAAACATATATGTAAAATGGTATAATATACAGCTCTGTATAGTAAATGTTAATGGCACAATGATGTAAATAATATagataatacaataataaagaatatgttGAAGTACCAGGTATTTGCTCCTTCAGGTTTTTGTAGATGATGTGAGCTTTCTTGCAAATGATCGTCTCCGTTATTGTGTCTCCAGCCAACAGCTTCTCTTTTACCCACAATAACAGTAATCATTCACGCTTTACCTTCTCCTCAAGATAATGGTGATCGCTTTGGCCAGTGTGATGCTCATGATCTGGTCCTTCTTTTTCGAAATTGTACATATCGTAGATGTACTATGACTGTACTCGTGGGCAATGTCCACTACCCTAATACCATGCCAATGCTTTTTAATGATCTCATGTTTCTGTTCCATGGAGCTTATATGCTTCTCCTTGTCAACACTGTACTTGCAGGATTGGCAATGCTAGTGAGTGAGCAAGAGTTGCCAAGCGCTTTATGTTACAACATATTAATGCAATGAGCTCGTATATAAAATTTCTGCATGTATGTAAGAACTAAATTTCCATGAATTTTTGGCTCTTATCTCGATTTACTCGTATGTAGAGGTCTTACTGTAATGACTAAGAAGAGAATGGGTGCCTAACCTTATAAGCAATATAAACGATCATAAAATGAGAGGATAGGCCTCATCCTTGCACATGCATAGTGATCTATATGTTTATTACAGTTTATTGCCTCTCTGACTATTAGACTATGGGTTAATTTTTTATCAGACTTGAAATTACAGCCATAATTTCACCTTAGCACTTATTTACCCATTCTTTGTAAAGGGTACTGTGCTGTCTGCCTTCTTTTGGGGATACACCATGACACAGTTTCTTGGAGGATACCTTAGTGACAGAATTGGGGGAGATGTTGTTCTCCCCATTGCTGCCTGTATGTGGTCTTTGATCACATTTTGGACACCACAGCTggcttttctttcaaatgataAGCACACTGCATTATACATTGTTGTTCTTTCTCGAGTTATGCTTGGAATGTGTCAAGGTAAGCAATAGTGTTTAGGTAAgtactgtatttattttatgttgtaaGCCtggcattgttttttttttatgtctgtatctgtattttttgatacttttacattttgaaatctagatattaattttaaattgaaaataaataacaaatgaatggacataacagaaaaataaacctttgtTTCAACCACACCCCTTTTCCCACATTCCATAAGAAAGAATAGCAATAAATGATTGAGTCAGTGCCCTTACATTCACTGTCTAGTCTGTTCacataatatattttaagttgGCTCAGTAAAGAGAAACAATCATGGCCATAGTTGTTTTAAAGCACTGGAAAACTGTAGCTGGGTTTTTCTATTCAATATTTATATCCAGCTCCTGTCTTCAAAACATGAATGGAAGTAGTACTGTAAGTCTTCTGCCTGCCAAATGCTGCAGTCAACCTCAGTTTTCTGCCCTCTTACCTCTATTAACACCTTTATGATTTGGCTTTGGGCTAAATGtgatttaaagaaatgaatgaaacttGCAATTAATGTAAGTGTAGAAATGGATGTTagatttattacttttttcaacCTTGTTTGCATGAGTGTCAATTAATGATTGCAAATTATGTTGCTTTAGTAGTTCTTTAAGAGAAAATGCTGAAGAAGAATGTAGATTGTCATTCATCTTCTTATTtaataaaagcaagaaaatatattttgaagaatGAATTTTTTCCTTCATCCTTGCAAAGTGGATCCCTTTAAGTCGGTGCATGAACACTTTTATCATTGATAAATTCATTAGTAACTTTATGTTTGTTAAAGCATTGCATGACTATGTCTGTGATTGATTTTGGCTGTTTTTCTGCCACCATAAATTTATTaagattaaaatgttaatatataaaatatttgtggaaTGAGTATATTCTGTAGTTAAACTGtcctcaccatcaccaccaccaaatgTCCATTTGTTTGCATGTACGTGGGCAAATGTATGTCAGGAGGGGTGATGCCTGCTGTGACTAGCATTGTCTGTCAGTTTGTACCGCAAAAAGAACGTTCTGCCTACAGTGGACTAGTCATCTCAGGCCAGTATATGGGGTAAGTGGAGGTCATCCACAGGTGCCTGGGGTTCAGGTCCAACACTGGTTTGTATGTGTAATGCACTTTGCTGTGGAACACGCTTCTGTTATCACATTAATATTCCTTAACACTTCATGGTATCATGGACTtgtataaaaatgatttttgttgagCTCCCAGTCAAAAATATTTGGGACTGAGGTATATTGGGAgaatggatatatatatatgtattccCTCAGATACTTCAAAAACTGTTCCACAATTGCTTTAGCAAATGTGGCTTCACACTTGATTTCTAAGAAAAAGagtattttaaactgaaaagaGATTATTGATGTCAAGGTCATTGCAAGTTAGGTGGTAAACATAAAGAATGatgctttttcaaaattctcTTTTGGAAATAAGTTCATTTGTCCagtttcaaagtaaaaattataatttagaCATTTACATTGAAGAAGTTTCAAATTGCTCTATTTTGCGTGTCAATTGCAGTACATTTGCTATAGCCTACTGCTTATTGAAACTATCTGTGCTTGCACCACATTGGCTCGGAGCTAATAGCAACAGtatatacttaaaaataatttgtgttgtGGTTGTCAGTTAAGACTAGCTTATAAATGCACTTGATAATGAGCACTAGTACAAGTAGTAGAATACTGTGCTTTGCCATTTCCTAGTATGCTAACCTGAAGCAAAAGTGGCATGGCAATCATTAATGAACACAGTTGTTTTAGTGAGCCAGGTCAGTCACATAAGGTTTTGAGCTGGCATTTCTACGAATACTGAGGTTGACTTGCATTTGGAGATGAAGGGTAATAAAAGTGGCAGTTTGGACAAAATAGAGGATGGCATTAAACTTAAAAGTTGTATTCAAAGTTCGTAGggtgtgggggaaaaaaaaacccagtgacAACGTAAATAGCAAAGCTGTTCTTGGAAAAgacttgattttaaaaaaattttgagactcatgtgcatgtgcataacTAATCCTCTGACACATGCGcctggacacacacactcacacacgatATATCGGAGGAGAGAAGCCCTAAGCACAGAGTGCTGAAACatttattacaacaaagcaCTAGCAGCTTGGCCTTATGGTCTTCAGGTTTCCACTACCCAGGCATGACAAGTATTATTTCCCGCAAGGTACATGAGCAAGAACGTTCCCTGACATACAGCGTGGTGTCAACAGGTTCCCATGTTGGGTAAGATTGCTATTAGGCACCTTAGTTGTGGTCACTGGGATAAATATTTCAGAGGCATTAATAAAATTATCCTAAATTAGATGAAAATGTATGGGGCTTCATCCTCGTTGCCTTAATAATGGGACTAATTCAAATAGCATTGCATGGAAAAAGCAGTATTGATCTTTTGATCCTCTGTAGTAATAATGGTGTGGATAGGaggttttaaattaattttgaaaggAAACTTTATTATTAGTGTTTGGCCAAGAATCTGATAACTTGTCAGATGTGACAAAATGGGTGTAGTGccctttgtattaaaaaaaaatttcaccatttcaattttcattattttccttatttgaCATCTTGAACAAATAAGTGAAATCCCCTCatcaaaaatagtttaatttgGTTAATAAGTAATGGATTTTAGATCAGAATTGCAaattgaacaaaataaaattgtcataaTGCTTTTGCTACTTAGtatgtacattttttgtaaaaacttaGAGTTATGTGTTTAATAtgtgttaaatatttacactttcCTTACATTGAGCACCCCACTGTTTccatattttgttatttattgcagTATATTTGCAACACAAACATAATCATACAAATATTATTGGTTCTTACACTGTCATAATACTAGAAAATGTTTCCAGTAAGTGAGATTGCATTTACTTAAATTGACATTGAAGAAAGAACTTAAAAGTTTCAATGAAGGTTCCTTTTGTCCTTTTGTGTTTCCGTTTTTCGACACAACTTCTTTACACAAAACAACCAGCCCTACAATTTCTAGCACTTTTCCCtcaaataaaagagagagatttgAGATATATTTCATTGGAAATCAGTGCTACTGTTTTGACATTTGATCAGAacttagtgatttttttttaatgaaagtagGGTATAGCTTTTTAGGTACCATAAGTCAGATTCTTGCTcttgttgctttattttcaaagtttaaTTATACAGgtcaatatatacatatattgggCACATACATTTTACAAGATTTGCACTGTGTTATTTATTGCATGTGGGGTTCTGCTTTTCTGCCATGGTTTTTCTGataatgacaacattttatcctaatgtcagttttatttattttagtaaactgcatgcgtgtttgtgtatttatgtgagtgagagaaagtgttGTGAAGCAAAACTATGATGATGTCtaataattacattaaaaaatatactttttaaaaatataaaatatttgagaaagcaaaagaattattttactgATAAGTAGCTATAATTGATGGAAGTAAAGGTGGTTATTTatgaaaatgcagcagaagaaATGGTAAGCAATCAGCAGCTCGCTTGAAAGTGATAATAGAGTAAAATTTCTGAAGGGTgtaactacttttaaaaaaaattaaagtagggagctctgttggtaatattgATTTAGGGACTACCATTTCATATATAATTCCTGCTTTGATATGttgttatttgtcttttaaaaggaaaagattatGTAAAACACTTGTGACTTAGTATTTAATATGTCATGCTGGCAGCTTACTTTTTGCTCATTTTAATATTggattttccattttattagGTCATTTACAAAATTCGCAGCTACTGTAATTAACTATGGGCTTTGTTGCTTATGAAATCTGTGTTGACTTAAATTACTACATGTTGATGAGGCACTGTTGTTAAATATGCTTGCGACATTAACACATAGATGGGTTACTATCATAGAGCTAGCAGTTGTAGAAAATGCTTAGGTGTGACTAGGTGAGTGTATCAGTGTACCATAATGACAAAGTAATGGCAAAACACTCAGGATAGAGcagtttaattaaaacaaatcactcttccttttaatttttgttctcaaatgcagtaatgttgaagaaaaaaagcctgTGATTGTCATGCAGTTTCTGAATATCATTTTTGGTTTTATATACTCTGTAGAACCCTACTTACAGGCAGCTTTGGATCTTTGCTGATGGAAAATTATGGGTGGGAAATCCCATTTTATGCCATTGGTAAGATTAAGAGTAGAATCATTTTTGCCTGGTTTAAAATCAAAGTTACATTAGgtctttttgtgtattttttttaagttgaccTGTATTATTGATATTTTGGAAACTATTATAGTTTTTGTGGACCTTGCATAATGCAGACATATATTTTAAGACCACCAAACTATTTTTTTGCTGTTCCTTTATTTGACTTTGTGATGTTAAAGCTTTCGTTATAAACATCCCCAGCACTTTTTTGAAATGTGAAAGGTATACACAGATAATATTAAATGAATAtatggagggaaaaaaatgactaTAGTTTGATTTTAGGTATGCTCGGAATATTGTGGATGCTGGTGGCAAGATATTTTCTCATTGCTCAACATCGGGAACGCTATATTACTGTGGGAGCTGTTAGTCCTTTGCCAGGACCTGCTACAGTCAAAGAACATCAGACTGTGCCGTGGATTACTCTTCTTACAAAACCTGCTTTTTGGTGAGGTagttttttaaatacatgatCATTGATGTGGATTTAactgtttaattattttgttttgattttgatgtgttttaattgtttgagaatttttttcagtttcaaacaaCTAGATTAAACTAGGACAGACCTGTATTGGTTCTTTTTAAACAGCATACTGTTACCTAGATGACTCATCTGTTAAATGGGCACTTGAAATAGGTTTGGGAAATGAAAATCAGTGAAGGAGGGAAGATAAGAACTGCCctcacaaataaaagaataaaagctctgttaaaaaaatttatggaGGAAAATGGTTTAAAGAGTGCATCTCAGTAACAAAAATGCTATGGGACCacttctaatttttaaaacaaaactgagaatCAGTTAAGTTTAAAAAGCACTTCCATATGAACAAAGTCTGAATTTGTACATTTGGTGTTTGTCTATCTTCCCTATTTACTTGATATTATGTATACCTATAA
Coding sequences within:
- the LOC112573709 gene encoding solute carrier family 17 member 9-like, yielding MIDHKETKHGVRGDVNTPATVVLKDKEVQATGKYWTKSEKNQWAFGLFCGTAMLYASRTIMPMCVVTVSKEMDWDKTESGTVLSAFFWGYTMTQFLGGYLSDRIGGDVVLPIAACMWSLITFWTPQLAFLSNDKHTALYIVVLSRVMLGMCQGFHYPGMTSIISRKVHEQERSLTYSVVSTGSHVGTLLTGSFGSLLMENYGWEIPFYAIGMLGILWMLVARYFLIAQHRERYITVGAVSPLPGPATVKEHQTVPWITLLTKPAFWSLLVGHFCENNAFYILLSWLPTFFHENFPSAKGWVFNVVPWVVTIPSSVGSGWLADHMIRKGYAVTAVRKIMETIALCGTALFLVLISFTGSYHSALICMALAVSCCGFHNSGILVNPQDIAPRHAGAVFGIMNMAGAIPGFVGVYIAGHILETTKSWSAVFNQTAGVCMVGWIVFVVFGTGKQIV